One region of Lytechinus pictus isolate F3 Inbred chromosome 8, Lp3.0, whole genome shotgun sequence genomic DNA includes:
- the LOC135154872 gene encoding uncharacterized protein LOC135154872 gives MLVEDVYDLDDKLIPKGGSIVVAEGGNKTLVCKTNTSVKLPVDLEWEIPKGMIMLWYIVRPPKLLNDSNDNRLALPTLTIDFSPTYMDDDDGEIELVCIVKNSSQINASVIIKKEGAHEPKTVGNSPMTSLYYSHSNTESTAVGNSPVTRLLYSHSSTAKCGQSEDWKPVHTVIVVGCLSFVFLITSVCGIIGYRKRIGNADGVSMTTIHLKDSNQEPAHADFTMSNPGVCGDPAVSRSDVVPKQPIQDAHVYMEMKPISLPTIPSNHQTSPPGNFSSLNPTQPACDSSLQAWQGGSTLDIILNSCDGGYISCSGPTTFLPQQGIALESPDSVITTYL, from the exons ATGTTGGTTGAAGATGTATACGACCTGGATGATAAATTAATTCCGAAAGGAGGATCAATTGTTGTTGCAGAAGGGGGAAACAAGACGTTAGTCTGTAAGACCAATACGTCAGTGAAACTTCCTGTGGACCTGGAATGGGAGATTCCAAAGGGCATGATCATGTTATGGTACATCGTTCGACCTCCAAAGCTTCTTAATGACTCAAATGATAATAGACTTGCTTTGCCAACACTAACTATAGACTTCTCACCAACTTATatggatgacgatgatggtgaaatAGAGCTCGTTTGTATCGTCAAAAATTCCAGCCAAATCAATGCATCCGTGATAATAAAAAAGGAGGGTGCGCATG AACCCAAAACTGTCGGAAACAGTCCTATGACGAGCCTGTACTATAGTCATTCAAACACAG AATCCACAGCTGTCGGAAACAGTCCTGTAACGAGACTTCTGTATAGTCATTCAAGCACTGCTAAATGTGGACAGTCGGAAG ATTGGAAGCCAGTGCACACTGTTATTGTTGTTGGATGTTTGAGCTTCGTATTTCTCATTACAAGCGTTTGCGGTATCATCGGTTATAGAAAGAGAATTG GGAATGCAGACGGGGTTTCAATGACCACCATACACCTGAAGGACTCGAACCAAGAACCCGCTCATGCTGATTTTACCATG TCCAATCCTGGTGTTTGTGGAGATCCCGCTGTTTCCCGAAGTGATGTAGTTCCTAAGCAACCCATCCAGGATGCTCACGTATACATGGAGATGAAGCCAATATCTCTCCCAACAATTCCATCCAATCATCAAACCAGTCCACCTGGTAACTTTTCTTCTCTGAATCCAACACAACCAGCATGTGATTCATCACTGCAAGCATGGCAAGGGGGTTCAACTTTAGATATCATTCTTAATTCCTGTGACGGGGGATACATATCCTGTTCAGGTCCTACAACATTTCTTCCCCAGCAAGGAATTGCGTTAGAAAGTCCTGATTCGGTGATCACCACATATTTATAA